A portion of the Podospora pseudoanserina strain CBS 124.78 chromosome 2, whole genome shotgun sequence genome contains these proteins:
- the GLO2_2 gene encoding Cytoplasmic glyoxalase II (EggNog:ENOG503NW99; COG:S), translating to MSDVSESICCNEKYMTCSTRSETFCFHSVEFHASRVLVSCSDLDLIFTLGSSLLLTIFHHASKFLTLHLTSHSPPPPPLPLSIITHLSTNIYILLCLHRSYNFTHRISRNQKGKGKKMVQYIHTPYPSRSSLLSLRSQFYPPPSLPLEIATQQKQEAVDRVALYTHRGSCPHLVESTALLTAVILSDQAGDTNTSTLRAAYVAAFGRFVTGLLDGCQDKVRKQSMFDLARGVGLPAKFVELRHAGVHEGMPGLGRLRRGVEEGLGWIYQYYWARLEGGDGEEKEMEMEMEMEMEMEGVEGEGGIGGKEKVEGLVKRYLELGDTVGERIRRDILWEQIRGCERGVVKMVVEKVAGGTSDGKVVRRGMALSRLLEEQGEGLVVEGSDSIPQMRETVPGTTEDVKMAEAEVEAVPEPTTIQQPPREQQRQQSSPSWVLYDEKEWVPKPIGVV from the coding sequence ATGAGTGATGTGAGTGAGAGCATTTGCTGCAATGAGAAGTACATGACCTGTTCAACAAGAAGTGAAACTTTTTGTTTTCACTCAGTTGAATTTCATGCGTCGAGAGTATTGGTGTCGTGCAGCGACTTAGACCTCATTTTCACATTGGGGTCGTCGCTTTTACTCACAATTTTCCACCATGCCAGCAAATTTTTGACTTTACATCTCACgtctcactcaccaccaccaccacctctaccactctccatcatcacccatctCTCAACCAACATTTACATCCTTCTTTGCTTACATCGCTCGTATAATTTCACACACCGTATTTCCAGAAAccaaaaggggaaggggaaaaaaatgGTGCAATACATCCACACCCCCTacccctcccgctcctccctcctctccctccgctcccaATTCTAccccccaccttccctccccctcgagATCGCCACCCAGCAAAAGCAGGAAGCGGTTGACAGAGTGGCGCTTTATACGCACCGCGGCTCGTGCCCGCATTTGGTGGAGTCGACTGCGCTTCTGACGGCGGTGATATTGTCTGATCAGGCGGGGGACACGAACACTAGCACGTTGAGGGCGGCGTATGTGGCTGCTTTTGGGAGGTTTGTGACTGGGTTGCTGGATGGGTGTCAGGATAAGGTTAGGAAGCAGAGTATGTTTGATCTtgcgaggggggtggggttgccGGCGAAGTTTGTGGAGCTGAGGCATGCGGGTGTTCATGAGGGTAtgcctgggttggggaggttgaggaggggggtggaggagggattggggtGGATTTATCAGTACTAttgggcgaggttggaagggggggatggggaggagaaggagatggagatggagatggagatggagatggagatggagggggtggaaggggaggggggtataggggggaaagaaaaggtcGAGGGGCTGGTGAAGAGGTATTTGGAGCTGGGGGACacggtgggggagaggattaGACGGGATATACTTTGGGAGCAGATCAGGGGGtgtgagaggggggtggtgaaaaTGGTTGTGGAAAAGGTTGCTGGGGGGACGTCGGATGGGAAGGTTGTTAGGCGGGGGATGGCGCtttcgaggttgttggaggaacaaggggaggggttggtggttgagggatCAGACAGCATACCTCAGATGCGGGAAACAGTACCCGGGACCACCGAGGACGTCAAgatggcagaggcagaggtggAAGCTGTACCGGAGCCAACAACTATCCAGCAGCCGCCCAGagaacaacaacggcaacagTCTTCGCCAAGCTGGGTGTTGTATGACGAAAAGGAATGGGTTCCCAAGCCCATCGGGGTTGTATAA
- the LYS9 gene encoding saccharopine dehydrogenase (NADP+, L-glutamate-forming) (COG:E; EggNog:ENOG503NUXI), which translates to MASQHKVLMLGAGFVTRPTLDVLSQAGIPVTVACRTLATAQSLSSGVPNATPISLDVSDPTALDAEVAKHDLVISLIPYTFHATVIKSAIRNKKNVVTTSYVSPAMMELDAEAKAAGITVMNEIGLDPGIDHLYAIKTIDEVHKAGGKILSFLSYCGGLPAPEDSDNPLGYKFSWSSRGVLLALRNTGKWWQDGEVVEVQGKDLMKTAKPYFIYPGFAFVAYPNRDSTIYKERYNIPEAQTVVRGTLRYQGFPQFIKVLVDIGFLEETPLDILSRPVSWKEATQAVIGAPSTSAEDLEKTILAKASFESEEDKKRIVSGLKWIGLFSDEAITPTGNPLDTLCATLEKKMQYEEKERDLVMLQHKFEIEHADGSRETRTSTLCEYGVVGGYSAMAKTVGVPCAVAVKQVLEGKISQKGVLAPMSWEICEPLMRELEVKYGITMVEKTIS; encoded by the exons ATGGCTTCTCAACA CAAGGTCCTCATGCTCGGCGCCGGGTTCGTCACCCGCCCGACTCTTGACGTCCTCAGCCAGGCCGGCATCCCCGTGACCGTCG CCTGCCGCACTCTGGCCACAGCccaatccctctcctcgGGCGTCCCCAACgccacccccatctccctcgacGTCTCGGACCCCACGGCCCTCGATGCCGAAGTCGCCAAGCACGACCTCGTCATCTCCCTGATTCCTTACACCTTCCACGCTACTGTCATCAAGTCGGCTATCCGCAACAAGAAGAATGTCGTCACCACCTCGTATGTCTCCCCCGCCATGATGGAGCTCGacgccgaggccaaggcggCGGGTATCACTGTCATGAACGAGATTGGTCTCGATCCCGGCATTGATCATTTGTACGCCATCAAGACTATTGATGAAGTTCACAAGGCCGGCGGCAAGAttttgagcttcttgagctACTGCGGTGGTCTCCCTGCGCCGGAGGACAGTGATAACCCGTTGGGGTACAAGTTCTCTTGGTCGTCGAGGGGTGTGCTGCTGGCGCTGAGGAACACGGGCAAGTGGTGGCaggacggggaggtggtggaggtgcagGGGAAGGATTTGATGAAGACGGCCAAGCCGTATTTTATCTATCCGGGTTTCGCGTTTGTGGCTTATCCCAACAGGGACAGCACTATTTACAAGGAGAGGTACAACATTCCCGAGGCGCAGACGGTGGTGAGAGGGACGCTGAGGTACCAGGGTTTCCCTCAGTTCATCAAGGTGTTGGTGGACAttgggtttttggaggagacCCCGCTTGATATCCTGAGCAGGCCTGTTTCTTGGAAGGAGGCCACGCAGGCTGTCATTGGGGCGCCGTCTACGTCTGCTGAGGATTTGGAGAAGACCATTCTTGCCAAGGCGAGCTttgagagtgaggaggacaagaagaggatTGTGAGCGGGTTGAAGTGGATCGGGCTGTTTTCTGATGAGGCTATCACTCCCACGGGCAACCCGTTGGATACGCTTTGCGCgacgttggagaagaagatgcagtatgaggagaaggagagggatcTGGTGATGCTGCAGCACAAGTTTGAGATTGAGCATGCGGATGGGAGCAgggagacgaggacgagcaCGCTGTGCGAgtatggtgttgttggggggtaCTCGGCGATGGCGAAGACGGTGGGTGTGCCCTGCGCGGTGGCGGTGAagcaggtgttggaggggaagattAGCcagaagggggtgttggcgcCGATGAGCTGGGAGATTTGCGAGCCGTTgatgagggagttggaggtgAAGTATGGGATTACTATGGTTGAGAAGACTATTTCTTAG
- a CDS encoding hypothetical protein (EggNog:ENOG503P41M), with the protein MVPSMLNAHMGGVLPHQLSQHQVPQAPQPLDYPVDSALLNELSRQLGSTKRYSQHAPQYAQRPNNAMRVSKPGSANNSPRSSMQSRRRTLIGEGFHGRFPPQQQPQAVDPTYLPTPVPEASNESFYGQEVRRARPVSWHPSPQYSAQTQFYPPQTSSVLCSPYPAYSEAEMLATMHQLPPTPAVYSGYASPAEGFSPLSLPYSSFSSQQPVYSPQVQAQQPAPLYQPAPPVTTGAMGWNAYPTAGPTHNNAMMMPVQRHTAPPTPEDFACPPPLSLNNYGSLETTPSKVESFVSAQAVQVQEDEDEEEGEILYGMGLYDPPSHAQPDVHRSTIFSLLGGLAPTADENKGLGLKLEESWEPPASDDEEEEEDGEGDDE; encoded by the coding sequence ATGGTGCCCTCTATGCTTAACGCCCACATGGGAGGTGttctccctcaccagctcTCTCAACACCAGGTGCCTCAGGCGCCCCAACCTCTCGACTATCCAGTTGACTCGGCCCTGCTCAACGAGCTCTCGAGGCAACTCGGCAGCACGAAGCGGTACTCTCAGCACGCACCACAATATGCTCAACGGCCAAACAACGCGATGAGGGTATCGAAGCCTGGGAgtgccaacaacagcccccGATCATCGATGCAgtccaggaggaggacattGATTGGTGAAGGTTTCCACGGACGATTCccacctcagcaacaaccacaggcCGTCGACCCGACCTATCTTCCCACCCCAGTTCCCGAAGCTTCAAACGAGTCTTTCTACGGACAGGAGGTCAGACGGGCCAGGCCGGTCAGCTGGCATCCTTCTCCCCAGTACTCGGCTCAGACTCAGTTTTATCCACCACAAACCAGTTCGGTGCTCTGCTCGCCCTACCCGGCCTACAGCGAGGCCGAGATGCTGGCGACCATGCACCAGttgccaccaacaccggcgGTCTACTCGGGCTACGCATCTCCCGCGGAAGGATTCTCGCCGTTGTCTCTTCCGTACTCGAGTTTCAGCTCCCAGCAGCCCGTCTACTCGCCTCAAGTTCAGGCCCAGCAACCGGCCCCCTTGTACCAGCCCGCACCACCAGTCACGACCGGAGCCATGGGTTGGAACGCTTACCCTACTGCCGGTCCCACTCACAACAACGCCATGATGATGCCTGTACAACGGCACACTGCTCCTCCCACACCAGAGGACTTTGCCTGTCCTCCACCGCTCAGCCTCAACAACTATGGGAGTCTTGAGACGACACCATCCAAGGTGGAGAGCTTTGTTTCTGCCCAGGCGGTGCAGGTtcaggaggacgaggatgaagaggaaggcgaaaTTCTTTACGGCATGGGTCTGTATGACCCTCCCAGCCACGCTCAGCCGGACGTGCACCGGTCTAccatcttctctcttcttggTGGGCTTGCTCCCACTGCCGATGAGAACAAGGGCCTAGGTCTCAAGCTTGAGGAGAGCTGGGAGCCTCCTGCCAgcgacgacgaagaggaagaggaggatggcgagggtgatgacGAGTAA
- a CDS encoding hypothetical protein (EggNog:ENOG503P1WI; COG:G), whose protein sequence is MKHLVLTGACALDTILTVPAYPPEDAKQRASSLQVRRGGNCPNTLEVLHHLFSPSDQANIKTHLISTLPAQNSPAITKIHSSFGPGSTKIDFSPCIHRDGHTESVSSYIIRSLETGSRTVVNYNDLPEMTPDEFERILDTLLLSNSKEEEDSWWFHFEGRIPSTTLQCIHYIRTHLPPNTTTISVECEKPNREGLTSLAAEADVVFYSSSWAESRGYHNPEACLRGEAPSTRASLMLCTWGASGAGMLTRRKLGGGSGAKELQEEDEYIHHSPATPKDGKPIKVVDTIGAGDTFIAGVLYASLSSSLLHMVDASSSSSQKAKLAFAVELATKKVQDEGFAHLAAQQQQP, encoded by the exons ATGAAACATCTCGTGCTCACTGGGGCTTGCGCCTTGGATACGATTCTTAC cgTCCCAGCCTACCCACCCGAAGACGCCAAACAACgagcctcctccctccaagtccgccgaggaggcaactgccccaacaccctcgagGTCCTCCACCATCTATTCTCCCCATCAGACCAAGCCAACATCAAAACCCACCTGATATCCACCCTCCCAGCCCAAAACTCGCCCGCTATCACCAAGATACACTCCTCCTTCGGCCCCGGCTCCACCAAGATCGACTTCTCACCATGCATCCACCGCGATGGGCACACCGAGTCCGTAAGCAGCTACATCATCCGCAGCCTCGAGACCGGCAGCAGAACCGTCGTCAACTACAACGACCTGCCCGAGATGACACCCGACGAGTTCGAGCGTATCCTGGATACGCTACTACTGTCCAActccaaggaggaggaggacagctGGTGGTTTCACTTCGAG GGCCGAATCCCATCCACAACCCTCCAATGCATCCACTACATCcgcacccacctcccacccaacaccaccacaatcaGCGTCGAATGCGAAAAGCCCAACCGGGAAGGCCTAACCTCCCTCGCAGCCGAGGCAGACGTGGTCTTTTACTCGTCAAGTTGGGCCGAA AGCCGGGGATATCACAACCCGGAAGCCTGTCTAAGAGGAGAAGCACCCTCAACAAGAGC TTCCCTCATGCTATGCACTTGGGGGGCAAGCGGTGCAGGTATGCTCACACGGAGGAagctcggcggcggcagcggtgcCAAAGAactgcaggaggaggatgaataCATCCATCACTCTCCTGCAACTCCAAAAGACGGGAAACCTATAAAAGTAGTTGA CACCATCGGGGCGGGTGATACATTCATCGCTGGGGTGCTGTACGcctccttgtcgtcgtcgttgttaCACATGGTGgatgcctcctcctcctcgtcccaaAAGGCAAAGCTCGCATTTGCTGTGGAACTGGCCACCAAAAAGGTTCAAGACGAGGGCTTTGCTCATCTAGcagctcagcaacaacagccttAG
- a CDS encoding hypothetical protein (COG:G; EggNog:ENOG503NUE8), producing the protein MAEQDLILPKQVSFDDTRQHESSSDDGDAVEKKVSFDPSNPYRRKSSLVTSSRSHISPGVIQRIHQQQQSNPNHRRPRRQQSKPECLVHQFLESHKLNLDDTAPQPAADEDVEVEDVSSSSGLNEVVDSKTTIPVNKPPKRRPQPQPSPEAKCQLLSATEDDEPATDEGQPDQTIWQREMLAMPRTTSSLSLSLSSPNPEDNHEFLNSRLLTKKQLSDMAWGVRQLSRRLGSVRLKFKVKNVFLLTKIYDKDLVDKTRELVKWLLDEEHRGERYVVFVDSALEQNKRFDKEGLLREIAGDRKEDGDVRGRLRFWNEDMCRRRANMFDFVVTLGGDGTVLYASWLFQRIVPPVLSFALGSLGFLTKFDFEDHEEILGGAFEEGVTVSLRLRFEGTVMRSIPRRQITEGEDGEEDGERDLVEELIGEEKDDERTHRPDGTWEVLNELVVDRGPNPTMSNIEIFGDDEHFTSVSADGVCVSTPTGSTAYNLAAGGSLCHPENPVMLVTPICAHTLSFRPIILPDTIVLRIGVPFDARTSSWASFDGRERVELKPGDYVTISASRFPFACVQPHRPHGRRSGDWINSISAKLGWNTRQARQKPMKGWEGS; encoded by the exons ATGGCAGAACAGGACCTGATACTACCCAAACAGGTTTCGTTTGATGATACGCGGCAACATGAGAGCTcgagtgatgatggggatgctgttgag AAAAAGGTCTCCTTCGACCCATCAAACCCTTACCGTCGAAAATCCTCCctcgtcacctcctcccgctctcaCATCTCCCCGGGTGTTATCCAGCGcatccaccaacagcaacagtcTAATCCTAACCATAGACGCCCCCGCCGACAACAATCAAAGCCGGAATGCCTAGTTCATCAATTTCTCGAATCCCACAAACTCAACCTTGACGACACGGCACCACAGCCAGCAGCGGACGAGGATGtagaggtggaggatgtctCCTCTTCGTCTGGGCTGAATGAAGTGGTCGACTCCAAGACCACAATCCCAGTTAATAAACCCCCCAAGCGACgcccacaaccacaaccctcccccgAGGCAAAGTGCCAACTCTTATCCGCCaccgaagacgacgagccCGCCACTGACGAAGGGCAGCCAGACCAGACGATATGGCAGAGGGAGATGTTGGCTATGCCGAGGACTACTTCCTCTTTATCactttccctctcctcccctaATCCTGAGGACAATCACGAGTTCCTCAACTCGAGGCTGCTGACGAAAAAGCAATTGTCGGATATGGCCTGGGGGGTGAGGCAGCTGTCTAGGAGACTGGGGTCTGTCCGCCTGAAGTTCAAAGTCAAGAATGTTTTTCTCTTGACAAAGATTTATGACAAGGATCTGGTGGATAAGAcgagggagttggtgaagTGGCTGCTTGATGAGGAGCACAGGGGGGAGAGGTATGTCGTTTTTGTGGATTCTGCGTTGGAACAGAATAAGAGGTTTGAcaaggaggggttgctgagggAGATTGCTGGGGACAGAAAAGAGGATGGGGACGTGAGGGGGCggttgaggttttggaatGAGGACATGTGCAGACGGAGGGCGAATATGTTTGATTTTGTGGTTACGctggggggggatgggacgGTGTTGTATGCTAGTTGGTTGTTTCAGAGGATTGTTCCGCCGGTGCTGTCTTTTGCGTTGGGGAGTCTGGGGTTCCTGACAAAGTTTGACTTTGAGGATCATGAGGAGATATTGGGGGGCgcttttgaggagggggtgacgGTTagtttgaggttgaggtttgaggggacggtgatgaggagtatTCCGCGGAGGCAGATAaccgagggggaggatggggaggaggacggggagagggatttggtggaggagctgattggggaggagaaggatgatgagaggacGCATAGGCCGGATGGGACGTGGGAGGTGCTGAacgagctggtggtggatcGGGGGCCGAATCCTA CAATGTCCAACATTGAAATATTTGGcgacgacgagcacttcaCCTCTGTCTCTGCGGACGGGGTGTGTGTTTCCACACCTACGGGTTCGACAGCGTATAACCTCGCGGCAGGGGGGTCGCTTTGCCACCCTGAGAATCCCGTCATGTTGGTCACGCCCATTTGTGCTCATACACTGTCTTTTAGGCCGATTATCCTGCCAGATACGATTGTGCTCAGGATAGGGGTGCCGTTTGATGCCCGGACGAGCTCCTGGGCGAGCTTTGATgggcgggagagggtggagctGAAGCCGGGGGATTACGTGACGATTAGTGCGAGCAGGTTCCCCTTTGCGTGCGTGCAGCCTCATAGACCGCATGGGAGGCGGTCGGGGGATTGGATCAACAGCATCAGTGCCAAGTTGGGGTGGAATACGAGGCAGGCGAGGCAGAAGCCgatgaaggggtgggagggttcTTAG
- a CDS encoding hypothetical protein (EggNog:ENOG503P5RD; COG:S), translating to MESAATSKTASFSLPLPHSLDNRIYVRLSLKSKALVVFLTTATSEEAGQATPLGSFVYALPDRYNPSQPLSTALCTVEPTLEFTTRMARLLVRKMRNERPVYVGNSISFASTGLGGVVEEEMEGFKAVVVGIMGVLKRWEEEEGGQNGVREGVEGLSVSS from the exons ATGGAGtcagcagcaaccagcaaaacagcctccttctccctgcCCCTCCCACACTCACTCGACAACAGAATCTATGTCAGACTGTCACTCAAGTCCAAAGCCctggtggtgtttttgacGACGGCTACGTCTGAGGAGGCGGGCCAGGCTACACCGTTGGGGTCGTTTGTTTATGCTTTGCCTGat CGATACAACCCCTCACAACCCCTCTCAACAGCACTCTGCACGGTGGAACCGACGCTAGAGTTCacgacgaggatggcgaggctgctggtgaggaagatgaggaatgAGAGGCCGGTGTATGTGGGGAATTCGATCAGCTTTGCGAGCacggggttgggaggggtggtggaggaggagatggaggggtttaaggctgttgtggtggggattatgggggtgttgaagaggtgggaggaggaggagggtgggcaGAATGGGGTtcgggagggggtggaggggttgagtgTTTCTTCTTGA
- a CDS encoding hypothetical protein (COG:U; COG:Y; EggNog:ENOG503NWD3), whose translation MSWQPNQESLGTLATCLRDSLSGFNKTAQKQAEIMLTQAKASPDINNYLAFIFSSATPAPGTPVQQPTEWHVVRSAAAIMLKNNIKSNLKGIPESSLQLIKLAIPLGIQDTNSQIRSFAGNLATEIVRCGGLYSWPELLEVLLKMIGNEGNQYSNEAQEGAMAAMAKICEDNTKVLEREQNGQRPLNILLPKFIEATKSPLPKVRALALKAINEFTPRKSQAMLNVIDTLLQHLFYLSEDKYPDVRREVCRAFVRLVETRPDKLLPHIGGLVDYILTQQKSDDEELATEAAEFWLAVGEHDNLWQALDPYLGKIIPVLLECMVYSPEDIALLGGASDDEDEEDREEDIKPKFAKKNLKRGAAGAEEGESQEDNGYEKMAEEGLEEGEIDDEDEDDDGDENPDEKWTLRKCSAAALDVFAGDFGGKVFHSILPYLQTNLKHEDWPRREAAVLALGAVADGCMGVVVPHLPELVPYLISLLEDPEPVVRIITCWTLSRYSSWAASLTDGAQKQSYFEPLMEGILRRMLDKNKKVQEAGASAMATLEEKAGKQLEPYCGPIIQQFVLCFSKYKDKNRWVLYDCVQTLAEHIGPVLARPELAGQLMPTIIDRWQRVPDQSREMFPLLECLSYIAMALGDAFTPYAEPIFNRCVNIIHQNLEQSMHAKTNANFDQPDKDFLVTSLDLLSAIIQALDNAKAAELVTRSQPAFFELLSFCMEDPSDEVQQSAYALVGDCSKYVPEQLRPFIHKIFTILVKKLDLDDILDEEIDSSFSVVNNACWSAGEVAMQFKEEMAPFVPELLRRFVEIISNPGVPGGVVENAAIALGRLGLFHAAIIAPHLPKFAHEFLTVMDEVDTSEEKATAFRGFCNVVAQNPQSIENVLLAFFSSIARYQDLKLRNPIKQELHEAFLSVLKIYQQLIPGFVDFLNKLPPQDQQALKTTYGL comes from the exons ATGAGCTGGCAACCAAACCAGGAGTCCCTCGGGACACTCGCGACATGTCTCCGGGACTCGCTGAGCGGTTTCAACAAGACCGCCCAGAAGCAGGCCGAAATT ATGCTCACGCAAGCGAAAGCGAGTCCCGATATCAACAACTACCTGGCATTCATCTTTTCGAGTGCCACTCCAGCGCCGGGCACACCGGTGCAGCAGCCCACCGAATGGCATGTGGTCCGATCTGCTGCCGCCATCATGCTCAAGAACAACATCAAGAGCAACCTCAAGGGAATCCCCGAAAGCAGTCTCCAGTTGATTAAACTGGCCATTCCTCTCGGTATCCAGGACACCAACTCTCAGATCCGCAGCTTTGCTGGCAACCTTGCGACCGAAATCGTCCGTTGTGGAGGACTTTACAGCTGGCCTGAGCTCCTCGAGGTTCTGCTCAAGATGATTGGCAACGAAGGAAACCAGTACTCGAACGAGGCCCAAGAAGGtgccatggccgccatggccaagATCTGCGAAGACAACACCAAGGTTTTGGAACGGGAGCAAAATGGCCAGCGGCCGCTCAACATCCTTCTCCCCAAATTCATCGAGGCTACCAAGAGCCCCCTGCCAAAAGTCCGCGCTCTGGCCCTCAAGGCCATCAACGAATTCACCCCAAGGAAAAGCCAGGCCATGCTCAACGTTATCGATACCCTTCTCCAGCATTTGTTTTATCTCTCCGAAGACAAGTACCCCGATGTGAGGCGAGAGGTGTGCCGCGCCTTTGTCCGGCTGGTTGAGACCCGGCCCGACAAGCTGCTGCCTCATATCGGAGGTTTGGTCGACTACATCCTTACCCAGCAAAAgagcgacgacgaggagctcgccaCAGAGGCGGCTGAGTTTTGGTTGGCTGTGGGCGAGCACGACAATCTCTGGCAGGCCCTTGATCCCTACCTCGGCAAGATCATCCCCGTGCTTCTGGAATGCATGGTGTACAGTCCCGAGGATATTGCTCTCTTGGGAGGCGCgtccgacgacgaagacgaggaggatcgAGAAGAGGATATCAAGCCAAAGTTTGCCAAGAAGAACTTGAAGCGCggcgctgctggtgctgaggagggtgaaagCCAGGAGGACAACGGCTACGAGaagatggccgaggagggtctggaggagggcgagatcgacgacgaagatgaggacgacgacggcgatgagAACCCTGATGAGAAGTGGACCCTCCGCAAGTGCTCTGCGGCAGCGCTCGACGTTTTTGCTGGCGATTTCGGCGGCAAAGTCTTCCACTCGATTCTCCCCTATCTGCAAACGAACCTGAAGCACGAGGACTGGCCACGCCGCGAAGCTGCCGTGCTTGCCCTCGGCGCCGTTGCCGATGGCTGCatgggtgttgttgtgccCCATCTGCCGGAGCTTGTCCCCTACCTCATCAGCCTCCTTGAGGACCCGGAGCCGGTGGTCCGTATCATCACATGCTGGACCCTGAGCCGGTATTCATCATGGGCTGCGAGCCTCACAGACGGGGCCCAGAAACAAAGTTACTTTGAGCCCCTCATGGAGGGCATCCTTCGCAGGATGTtggacaagaacaagaaggtgCAAGAAGCGGGTGCCTCGGCCATGGCCACCCTTGAGGAAAAGGCCGGTAAACAGTTGGAACCGTACTGCGGGCCGATCATCCAGCAGTTTGTTCTATGCTTCAGCAAATACAAAGACAAGAACAGATGGGTTCTCTATGACTGCGTCCAGACGCTGGCCGAGCATATTGGACCGGTTCTGGCTCGCCCCGAGCTTGCTGGCCAGCTCATGCCCACCATTATCGACAGATGGCAAAGAGTACCAGATCAGTCGCGAGAAATGTTCCCCTTGCTAGAGTGCCTATCCTACATCGCCATGGCGCTCGGGGATGCCTTTACTCCCTATGCCGAGCCGATCTTCAACAGATGTGTCAACATCATTCACCAAAACCTCGAGCAGTCCATGCATGCCAAAACAAATGCCAACTTTGATCAGCCTGACAAGGACTTTTTGGTCACCAGTCTTGATCTTTTGAGCGCTATCATCCAGGCCCTGGACAACGCCAAGGCGGCAGAGCTTGTTACAAGAAGCCAACCGGCCTTCTTTGAGCTCTTGAGCTTCTGCATGGAGGATCCTTCCGACGAGGTGCAGCAGTCGGCCTACGCCCTGGTTGGTGACTGCTCAAAGTATGTCCCCGAACAGTTGAGGCCGTTCATCCACAAGATCTTCACCATTCTggtcaagaagctcgaccTGGACGACATCTTGGACGAGGAGATTGACAGCAGCTTTAGCGTTGTTAACAACGCCTGCTGGAGCGCCGGCGAGGTGGCGATGCAGttcaaggaggagatggcgcCGTTCGTACCAGAGCTGCTGCGGAGGTTCGTCGAGATCATTTCCAATCCTGGTGTGCCTGGCGGCGTGGTCGAGAACGCCGCGATCGCGTTGGGCAGACTGGGTCTCTTCCATGCCGCCATCATCGCGCCTCACCTTCCCAAGTTTGCGCACGAGTTCCTCACCGTCATGGACGAGGTCGACACatcggaggagaaggcgactGCTTTTAGGGGATTCTGCAACGTCGTCGCTCAGAACCCGCAGTCGATTGAGAATGTGCTGCTGGCCTTCTTTTCGTCGATTGCGAGGTACCAGGACTTGAAGCTGCGCAACCCCATCAAGCAGGAGTTGCATGAGGCTTTCTTGAGT GTCCTCAAGATCTACCAGCAATTGATTCCGGGGTTTGTCGActtcctcaacaagctcccGCCACAAGACCAGCAAGCACTCAAGACGACATATGGTCTCTAG